A stretch of DNA from Micromonospora peucetia:
CTCAGTTCGTTCGCCAGAGCAGTCCGGCAACCTGCTCAGCGATGCCGGAGATCGAGGTGCTGATAGCGGGTCGTCATCGCCATCTGCGACCAGCCCATTACCTCCATGACCGCGCGGGTCGGCACGCCGAGCGCCAGGAGCATGGTCGCGGCCGTGTGCCGGGCGTCGTGCAGGCGGGCATCCCGTACGTTCGCCTCCTTCAGCAGCGCCTTCCACGCGTCATGATCGGCGCGCGGGTCGATCGGTCGGCCGTTCGGTTGGGCGAACACCCAATCGCCTTCCTCCCAGAGTTGGGCTGCGGTCTCCCGTTCCTTCTCCTGGGCTGCCCTGTGCTGCTTCAGCGCTTTGAGCAGGGGAGCGGGAATACCGACGGCACGGCGACCGGCCCGAGACTTCACGTCAACCTCTTTGAGGCCGCCACCGTGGCGCTGAGGGCATTTGCTGGCGTGCCGGGTGCAAGTCGCGGGGGCACGGCGGCGGACACGCGAGCTGGTGGCGCTTGCAGTCCTTCGGGCAGGGCTCGACCTTGTGCAGGCGAGCGCCGCACGCGTGCGGGTTGTCGCAGCCGTGCTGCCACCGGTGCCGCTGAAGCTGCCGCGGCGTGCGGAGTAGCCCCTTGTCCAGGTCGATCCGGCGCCACTTCAGTCCGAGCGCCTCGGAGTGCGACACCCCGAACAGCGGACCGATCTGCCGCATGGTCAGGTTCGTGCGCCAGTACGCGGCGACCAGCAACACCCGATCGGCGAGGTCAAGCGACCACTGCCGGCCTGGCCGACCATCGGCGATCGCGTCACCCGCCACGCTCAGCGACCAGCCG
This window harbors:
- a CDS encoding tyrosine-type recombinase/integrase yields the protein MKSRAGRRAVGIPAPLLKALKQHRAAQEKERETAAQLWEEGDWVFAQPNGRPIDPRADHDAWKALLKEANVRDARLHDARHTAATMLLALGVPTRAVMEVMGWSQMAMTTRYQHLDLRHR